In a genomic window of Pseudomonas oryzihabitans:
- the accB gene encoding acetyl-CoA carboxylase biotin carboxyl carrier protein, which translates to MDIRKVKKLIELLEESSIDELEIREGEESVRLRRRGVKLQPLPAPIDHSLPATARDIVAASLPVEAPVNAPVGNLVLSPMVGTFYRSSSPSAASFVAEGQSVKKGDILCIVEAMKMMNHIEAEASGVISKVLVADGEPVEHGQPLFALA; encoded by the coding sequence GTGGATATTCGCAAAGTCAAAAAACTGATCGAGCTGCTGGAAGAGTCGAGCATCGACGAATTGGAAATCCGTGAAGGTGAAGAGTCCGTGCGTCTGCGTCGCAGAGGCGTAAAACTGCAGCCGCTACCGGCCCCTATCGATCACTCTCTACCTGCTACCGCCCGCGACATCGTCGCCGCGTCGCTGCCAGTGGAGGCGCCAGTCAATGCGCCAGTTGGCAACCTGGTACTTTCACCAATGGTCGGCACCTTCTACCGTTCCTCATCGCCTTCTGCAGCGTCGTTCGTCGCAGAGGGGCAAAGCGTCAAGAAAGGCGACATCCTTTGCATCGTTGAAGCGATGAAGATGATGAACCACATTGAGGCCGAAGCCAGTGGAGTGATCAGCAAGGTACTGGTCGCCGACGGCGAGCCCGTCGAGCACGGTCAGCCGTTGTTTGCACTGGCTTGA